In the Necator americanus strain Aroian chromosome X, whole genome shotgun sequence genome, TTCGATGCAAGGTACTAAATAGCTGTCGTCATTCGCATCTTTGTAGCCCTCTGAATGTCCTTTACATTGTCTTCTCCTGTATTGATGGGCTTCGCAAACTAGTCGACCGATGCTATAACACTTTCTTATAGTGGCTGTTCTTTCTAACAGCGGAAGCAGAGCAACCCCGCGGCAAGAGCCCTCGAGGAAGACCCTGACTCCTCGACACTATCCAGCTCAAGTACGCATGGCACTACATCACCCACGCCGAGACCACTACGCCGAGCCTGACCTCACCGTAGAGATTCCTGATGTGGTCGAAGCGCAGATTACAGTGAGTATGGTTAGATCTAGGGGTAGAGCTTTAGGTCCGCTGCCACCGCGCAAACGCTTACTGGTAGCAGCGAGTGGTTCACCTCTCCCTGTCCGGCATCCTCGACGGTAAGGAGTGTTGGATTTCGCTAATAGGAACCAATTCTTTGTAGCCCAGATCCCAGTCGTAGTTAGTGGTGGGCTTCCTTAATGCTGTACGAACCGGTTTAGTTTATGGAATCAACAAGTGTTCCTAGTGAAGTAGAAATCTGTAGGATTATTTTGGGAAACAATTTTCTTGATTGCTTACCACCTTGGAGTATAAACTACAGGAATTCCACCTTTTATACGGGCAATTAACATAGAAGTATTTTATCCAATTTTTCAGCACTAGACTCCGTTAACCCCTGGAGGGCATCGAAGAAGTTCCGGTGCGATGGAGGCATGGAGGCCACATTGTTATCATCCAGCAGGGAAACTGTTGTCTCCTGCTACTCCGAGATCATTGACCATTCCCCGCTTGTGTTTTCCCCTCAGTTTTGCTATTTGAGCGACTGCTCGCTTATGATCACTCCGGTGGTACTCAATGCGTGCAAAACTCGGTTGTTGGTCTCTAATCCTTCGATCAAATCCAAAGTCCTGTATAAGAGCCAGCAGATTTTCTCCACCGTACGGATCGTAGAGACTGCTGTGGGACCTTTACAATAGCTGCTTCTCTATTGTGTAACAGGTAATGTTCGTTATGTGTGTATGCCCTGATACCCAGCATAATTCTTTGTCACTTTGACGTCTTGATCAACCTGCAAGCAAGCAGCAGTAGCTTTGACGACTGCCAGCAACTGCTCCTGCTCTTCGACAAATGTAGTGACCGCATCTAATTGATTGACGCATATAATTCAGACTCGTATGACAAGATTGAGATAGTTAGAATGTTATTAAGACGACCATCAACCCCCCTCCCCCGACACACTTGCAACCTTGGCGTATCCCTGTGAGATTTGAGAAGGAGCTCGACGAGTCCATTACCAAGCTACATTACATCGTATAGTTGAAGGTGACACCTTTGAATCCATAACTCAGTGTTAGTAAAGAAGGACGGCTTCCTCCGGGTATATCTAGATTTCCATCTTCTCAGCGATCATTATTACAATTCCCAGCAATACCCGCTACCTGGGATCGACGATAGATAGTTGTCCATAAACATCGTACAATATTGGACTTGGCTTCGGGATATATGCAGTTTTTACTATAACCAGAAAGTCAAGAGTGGTGTAAGTGGGGAACTCACCGAAACGTATATCTATTAATTACCTTTTGTCCTTAAAAACGCttttaaaaaacttaaaaCTCACTTTTTTAAGCGGTATCCCGCACGTTGGGTGGTTTGGAGTCCAAGTGTCTGGCGCATTTACGTGACACTGTGGTTTTTGACGGACTGACCGAAGCATTTAGGAATGCTTCTCTTTGCCTCGGCTAATTTCTTAACCAGTTCTAGTGCAACAAGCGCTCCTCTTAGCTGGGATCCGACTGATTTCTCAGCTAGTGTCGTCAACACTTTTCTCTGCCAGAGTCCGGCCGATATACAGTCTGGTTCCTCTGCAGAGGATACTAATGTGTCTTCCAGCCTGAATCCTGTAGAGTTCCAGCTTAGCTTCTCTTGGGAACCCTCTGCAGTCGCAGTGAGCTCGACATCCCGTCCAGTTCTCCCGACTTAACAATCGGATACATTGAGATATCGTCTCCTCTACCTCTTTATTGCCGGTACCGACACTAATTCAGCTTCCGCGTACCACAGCTTTGCTGTTGAACTTTTGTTTAGAGGCGAGGTGACGACCCTACAGTACTTCCTCCTAGCGATCAACCAGTTTCTATTACGGCTTCTATTTAGAACCTCTCCAACATTCCTGCATTTCCTCAAATATCTTCCTTGGGCGTTCAGCAGCTTCGCATGAGAACGATTTTACTTCACTGGGCTCACCTCAACTCTCGTAACTGCCTCTTTTTCTTAAGAGGGTCATGCAGCTAGGATGATGCTATCTTTGAAAGCCCTTCAAGCGGCACGTGGACAAACTGCAATTGTCTCGCGGAAGAGATCCTTCCTTCCAAAGCCACCGAGGACAGTGTGGAATGGATGGTGGCCGTGGTTCCAGTTCGCCAACCCACCTCCTGTGTATATTTTCCGAAGATCGCTACTGCAAGTGGACATGCGGATGCTTACCGAGACTTAGGAGCATCGGCCAATTATCTTATGCTCGGCTTCAATCGGGCGTTGGTCCTGCCAGTGTCAATGCTCGCGGGTGGAGCCATTCCGACGGTCCCGGTTACTGAACTTTAGCACTTGGAGGATACGTATTTCGGCGATGTCTCGCTCGCATTATTCAAGAGGTTCTAGATGGCCCGTACACGAGCGCGAACGTCGGAGAAGTAGAGAAGAACCCGTCGTACCGCCTCCTTACCGCTATCATACTGTCTATCGTGGACCGTATTAGAGCGATCTTCTATAGTGCTTTGGACGGGATGAACCACCAGAGTCATTCTTGGAACCAAGCACTTAGTCATTGTAGTAAACGATTGCCTCGTCTTACATTGCGTAATGCTAGAACAGCATCATCGTCGTCAGCTTGCCGAGAGGATACGAAAATTCGCTGGTATCAGTGGGAAAATTTGTAAGGATTTATTAGGTGAAACCGACTCACCAAGCCCTCATCAGTCCACGTGCAGGCTTTGTAGAGTCCCGGACTCCTGCCGTGGTAATCTAGAGTGATTGCGCGTATTTCTTTGACGTTGCGGAAGATCTGCCGGAAGAAAGTTTGCAGAAGATCTGCCGTAACCCGTCTCTGGGCTAGTCTGATTCGTCAAAGAAACAATGTGATTCACCTCCGAGCAATGTTCGAAGAAGCGCCGGACGGTTTCCATCACACCTATAATCTGCGTCTTTCGTCTAGAGAAGATTTGTGAGGGTCACTCCCTTTCTGCCCGGACGCGATAAAGCGTTTCATCGACGATGTGTTTTTCTGAACTCTTGGAACCATAGCGTGTTCTCAAACAGCTGTGCCAGCTAATTCGTTAATTCCTCCAGATCCACTCAGAAGGGTTCTTGCGAGTGTCCCGTCCCACTCAGAAGGAGCAGAGCTTAGTGGGTGGGGTAGACATCTTTGTGAACTATTGTCGTTACTCGGAGAAAGTCAAATGGCATATTTCAAGGATCTTCAAGGTCGCCTGTTCGTTTGTCAGCGGTAGGCACGATCAACGATGATCGCCACACGCATTTGGTATATAACGCCACTGTTTGCGGACCTTCGGTTCCGGCGAGACAGTCGTCAGCGGTGACGGCGTGTAAGCGCTTgaacttttgatgtttgcGTTCGACGCAGCTTCCCAGAAAAACCTCACGCCTAGGCCAGTGGGCATGAACAAGACGCTCATCTCGCTAGGAAAGCCCTACTACCCCGATGTTCTCACTGACTCGAAAAGGAGACTCTTCGAGCGACTCGTTGAGTGCATGGCTTTAGAGCAGTACGTCGACGATACGGAGTCCTGTCTTTACATGTCCAAAGATGATAAGGAAAAGTATACCATGACCGAGCGCCACGTTTGCGAGACGCTCGTGAATATGATACGGATATGGTAGCAGATTCAAGATCCTGATAGGAAATGAAGCGTCGCAGATTCCGCAGCCCGTGTAGGCAGCAAAACCTTTTCTCCATGACGAAACAGGTTTACATCGATGACATCCATTAGCTTGAACCGCACATGAAATGCCACTACGACTGAAACCTAGTTCATCACGGAACTCGTGGCTTTATGTCGGTGCTGCGGCACAAGCGGTACCGGTAGGAGCTCTACTCCGCACCTATATGGTTCACCTTACCCTCCACGAGTTACCCAACTCCAACTCCCGTATGGATAGTTCTCGTCAGTGACGTACGATTAGAAGCCAGGCCACTGTGTCCCACCGCAACAGATGCCGAAGTGTGCAGGGATCTTCTGCGCTCGCTTTTGGGTCAAGGCCAAACGATGGCGCACCTTTGCGTCGTCACCTTCTACTGTAGGCAATGCCGTAGGGTACACTACAGCATGCGACCGACGAGTGAAGCTGTCCCCGGTCAACTGTTACGGCGGAGTCTGCCGGGTTCCTTGACGAGGTTCATGAGGTGCATAAATACCGCCAGGTATCTATGCACCTCATGAACCTCGTCGAAAGTGGAGGCGCTCGTTATACCGTAGTATAGTAGATAGGTCCTGCCACGCGATGAAGTGTATCGTGATTCCAAATACGGATATATACGGATACTGCAAATTGTAGTACACCACACAAGTCGCTTGAGACCGTTTATGTACGATACTGCACAGATCGAACACCGAGCAAAGAATGATTCACCACCATACCTCACATTTAGTTGAGAGAAAGGGAAGATGCCAGTGTGATATCAGGACAACCTCAACTGGGATAATCAAGCCAATCTTATAGCAACTGTGTGGTAATACACATGTATAATATACAATGCAAAGAGACCTATGTACATGCAAGGAAACTTGAACTGAAACTAAGAACTCAACAATAAAATGGATTAtgataaaaatgaacaagGTACGAGGGTAGGGTGGTTGACTCCAGGTATCCTTGTCGTGTCGATTTTTGCGTTCCGCGACACTCCCGCAGCGAAAAAATAGGGATCGCGCAGAAACAATAGCGATCAATAACCATCTGAGCGTCATAGTATCAATAGTACCTGCGTTTGCGATGCTCTGTCGCGTCATCCTCCATTTTTATACTAGCGAGATTCAAAGCGAATATGATTTTAGTTATGTGAGTGAGATTTGACTGAGTGCAGTGGACTTCGAACTTTGTGTGTAGAGAAAGCTTCTCTGTGATTGTAGAAGAGGGTGCAACGTAGAAGTATGACTTGTTTACAAGGGCGCTTCAGATAGCCGTCACGCTCGGAGGAGTAGAGCATTGAAGGGTGGAACGCAAGTTGTATCGATGCTTCTGATTCTCCTCATCGGGAGGAGTGTTTGTGGCTGGATTGATGTCTTTGTTAGTCCTTGGGTTATTATTTGCATCTTCGATTTCTAAAGGGATCAGTTGGTTGACTGGGTGTTTGATCTTCCGTTCAGTAGGGGTGAGCAGTTCCGCCTCTCAAATGCGACCGTCGTTGCCCGTTCGAATGCTCACTACCTTGCCATGCGCCATTTATTCCTTGGCAGTACTGGTTCGCTGACCAGGACGATATCTCCTAATTTCGGTGTTGTCGTACCTCGTCTGCGATTTGTGAGCGTTTTGTTATGTTTCTCACGTAAGGCTATCAAGTACTGTTGTTGCCAAATGATCCAGGAGCGTTCCGTGATAGAGGATGAAGAACGCAACGCCTCTATTGCTTGTTGGCGCGTGTGTAGAGCGCGCTTTCCCGCAAAGGAGTTGTAGTCTGAATCGCTGTGAGACGCCGTAAGTGCGTTTTTCAGTGGTAGCGTCAAATCGATGTCTTTCTTTATGAAGTCGATGGGTCGAACTCTTCTTGTGCTTTCCCTTGGTAGGTCAGTGGTCTTGTGTTGAGCGTTGCTTCAGTTTCCGTGAGGATCGCGCCTAGATAGTCCCCGGAGAGATGTTTAGCGCCTCGGAGTGCCTTGTATAAAGCATGTTTTATAGACTTCATCAATCGTCCGTAGAAGTCTACCACGGAGCGTAAGCAGTGGTGTGCGACCATTGGATCTCCTTGGCTGAGATTGTGTTTAATACGTCTGTATTGAAAGCGTTGGCGGTTGTTTCGTCCGATAGCACTCGAGAGGTCGCCAAAAACGTTGGCGCGTTGTCACAGGTAATAGTGTCTGGTACGCCTCTTCGGTACGCGATGAAACGGTGCTGTGTGTTGATAAAGTCTACCGTGTTCATACTGTTCAACATTTCGAGGTGAATCCAGCGTGTGGTTGTGCATGTGAAAATGCACCAGTACGTTCTGCTTGTGGAGTTCGATCCTGAAGACAAAGAAAGGTCGAAGAACTCTAGCCCGATGTGTTGAAACGTGTTTCCGCGTTGAACTCTTCTATGCGGTAAGTCGGTCTCGTCTGGGCAGCGATAAGGTATTGAAGTGACTACACTTGACACATCATTGAACGAATATCCGAGCTTGTTGACGCAGTCCGGGTATCCAATACTGCGTTCTAACCGTTGCCATCGTGTGTTCTATTCCGTTGTGATACGCATCGTGTGCATACTTGATGATGAGAGCGGTCAGTGGTGTATTCAGAGCGATGGGCTCTGAGCTTCTTGAGTCAGCAACGATTGTCCAAACCGACCCTTTGAACGCCAAATCGAGTCCGTGTCTTGGAAA is a window encoding:
- a CDS encoding hypothetical protein (NECATOR_CHRX.G25726.T1) — encoded protein: MNKTLISLGKPYYPDVLTDSKRRLFERLVECMALEQYVDDTESCLYMSKDDKEKYTMTERHVCETLVNMIRIW
- a CDS encoding hypothetical protein (NECATOR_CHRX.G25725.T1) — protein: MMLSLKALQAARGQTAIVSRKRSFLPKPPRTVWNGWWPWFQFANPPPVYIFRRSLLQVDMRMLTET
- a CDS encoding hypothetical protein (NECATOR_CHRX.G25724.T1), which codes for MLFLLLVPIKKFETLAAIGNYLQGFQTSSCSKNYLEVDDRQNVGNIASPELCAASMNRKSLSVALNQGIEGLPVAVLSNSGSRATPRQEPSRKTLTPRHYPAQVRMALHHPRRDHYAEPDLTVEIPDVVEAQITDDAIFESPSSGTWTNCNCLAEEILPSKATEDSVEWMVAVVPVRQPTSCVYFPKIATASGHADAYRDLGASANYLMLGFNRALVLPVSMLAGGAIPTVPVTEL